From the Pomacea canaliculata isolate SZHN2017 linkage group LG4, ASM307304v1, whole genome shotgun sequence genome, one window contains:
- the LOC112563276 gene encoding uncharacterized protein LOC112563276 → MAFKVPKIPVCVAIACCGVALIFQLVAVVGTGWQVGEIQYPNGIVHEEDGLFRGCINDVCMEVQSTWLPNWWKACQAFSILGLLTIAGGLLAGIQHAVSENTAKASLAGIATCLSSTVFLTIEVAVFGAKSSESSAYQFDYGFYLSIAACVLSFISAVLFAVGLRL, encoded by the exons ATGGCTTTCAAGGTGCCCAAGATTCCAGTCTGTGTGGCGATCGCCTGCTGTGGGGTGGCTTTGATATTCCAGCTCGTGGCTGTAGTGGGAACCGGGTGGCAGGTCGGTGAGATACAATACCCGAACGGGATTGTACATGAAGAGGATGGACTGTTTCGTGGCTGCATCAATGATGTGTGCATGGAAGTGCAATCCACCTGGTTGCCAA ACTGGTGGAAGGCATGCCAGGCGTTCTCCATCCTGGGCCTGTTGACCATCGCCGGAGGTCTGCTTGCTGGGATTCAACATGCTGTCTCTGAAAACACGGCCAAGGCCTCTCTTGCTGGCATTGCCACGTGCTTGTCTTCCA CTGTGTTCCTGACTATAGAAGTTGCCGTGTTTGGTGCCAAGTCGTCTGAGAGTTCAGCATATCAGTTTGATTACGGATTTTACCTGTCCATTGCCGCATGTGTTCTTAGTTTCATTTCTGCTGTCCTCTTTGCAGTAGGATTACGGCTGTAA
- the LOC112562338 gene encoding uncharacterized protein LOC112562338 gives MICRVPRSPVCVAIALCVQAAAFQLVTVAGIGWITYSAYNVGLFRECKSNTCVGVSDTKDWWKVTQAFSILGLFAITGTLAFGILQCFVEDSRVLSRCGIASCFTSVTFLVIEFSVFVGKTSAMSAYFSWGYGFVLSIIACILCFFTGVMFVADLHHSSPTVHGWQRE, from the exons ATGATTTGCAGGGTGCCCAGAAGTCCAGTCTGTGTGGCCATCGCCCTGTGTGTCCAGGCTGCAGCCTTCCAGCTAGTGACTGTAGCGGGCATCGGGTGGATAACTTATTCTGCTTACAATGTTGGACTGTTTCGAGAGTGCAAGTCTAACACTTGTGTTGGCGTGTCGGATACTAAAG ATTGGTGGAAGGTGACCCAGGCGTTCTCCATCCTCGGACTGTTTGCAATCACCGGAACTTTGGCTTTCGGAATTCTGCAATGTTTTGTGGAAGACTCCCGCGTGCTGTCTCGTTGTGGAATAGCTTCGTGCTTTACCTCAG TGACCTTCCTAGTAATAGAATTTTCCGTGTTTGTTGGCAAGACAAGTGCTATGTCTGCATATTTCTCCTGGGGCTACGGGTTTGTTCTCTCCATCATCGCCTGCATCCTCTGCTTTTTTACCGGTGTGATGTTCGTAGCAGACCTACACCACTCTTCGCCGACGGTGCATGGTTGGCAGAGAGAATGA
- the LOC112562255 gene encoding uncharacterized protein LOC112562255: MYSLLTKRYRRDKRRPEDGIGVFSAPKVPQGSRPLRHRLCLVSTAFQVAAVADSSWALSDEDLIGLFNECKSDPCDTDWWRASRAFSILGLLTVILSLFLGLVHVVLPDRPIILLLASVSCGVSVLFLVIEGGISLQSRTDRDSTSVTFGVDIVLSVFACGFSFFSALLYLMGRTH, translated from the exons ATGTACAGTCTACTGACAAAACGATACAGACGTGACAAGAGGAGACCAGAAGATGGCATCGGGGTGTTTTCTGCACCCAAGGTGCCCCAAGGATCCCGTCCTTTGCGCCATCGTCTGTGCCTGGTGTCCACTGCCTTCCAGGTGGCGGCGGTGGCGGACTCCAGCTGGGCTCTGAGTGACGAGGACCTCATTGGATTATTTAATGAATGCAAATCAGATCCTTGCGATACAG ACTGGTGGAGAGCCTCGAGGGCGTTCTCCATCCTGGGGCTGCTGACGGTGATTCTCAGCCTCTTCCTGGGATTGGTGCACGTTGTCCTCCCAGACAGACCCATCATCCTGCTGCTTGCTTCCGTGTCTTGTGGCGTGTCag TGCTGTTTCTTGTCATAGAAGGGGGGATATCACTACAGTCCAGGACGGACCGTGACTCCACCTCCGTGACCTTTGGTGTCGACATCGTCTTGTCTGTCTTCGCGTGCGGGTTCAGCTTTTTCTCTGCGCTGTTATATCTGATGGGGCGAACTCATTAA